The DNA segment GAGTGAGAATCCCTATTACCACCTGATCAAGGGCTTGCGGGAGACGTTAAAGGCTTGCATCCAACAGGAGGTGCCGACGAAATTATGAATTTATGGGATCAATTTCTGTGGGTAATCTTCCCTTATTTATGCCTCGTATTGTTTGTTGTCGGCCATATTTACCGTTATCGCCATGATCAATTCCACTGGACCGCCAAGTCCAGCGAATTTATTGAGAAGAAGCATCTAAGGCTCGGCAGCTTGATGTTTCATGTGGGCATCATTCCTGTTATCTTCGGCCATATCGCCGGCTTGGGAATCCCCAAGGAATGGACGCAGGCTCTAGGTATTAGCGATCATCTGTATCACCTCGGCGCGATGTATATCGGGGGATTATTCGGATTCCTCACACTGGGGGGAATGCTGCTGCTGACCGCTCGGCGCCTGACGATCAAAAATGTGAGGAGATTAAGCTCCGCATCGGACATTATCGTAAATTTAGTATTGTTGTTTA comes from the Paenibacillus lentus genome and includes:
- the narI gene encoding respiratory nitrate reductase subunit gamma: MNLWDQFLWVIFPYLCLVLFVVGHIYRYRHDQFHWTAKSSEFIEKKHLRLGSLMFHVGIIPVIFGHIAGLGIPKEWTQALGISDHLYHLGAMYIGGLFGFLTLGGMLLLTARRLTIKNVRRLSSASDIIVNLVLLFIVIMGMYSTIVTNNVQPDFDYRSTISVWFRNLFILRPEASLMADVPISFKIHILAAFFIFALWPFTRLVHVWSVPLNYVGRSYILYRKNRKQGL